From the genome of Mucilaginibacter paludis DSM 18603:
TTTGAGGATAGCTTTTTGCGCGTGGTTTTAGTTTTGCCGGTGGGGTTTAATTCTTCCAGTATACGGCGGTTGCGTTTCAAAATGTTATTGATATTCCGCACCAGGTTATAGCTATCGCTATTGAGCTGGTTATTGTAGTTGTTGCGGCATTGATCGTTGCAAAACTTTTTATCTGCACGCCCGTGCAGTATCTCGTTGCAATCCAAACAATATCTTTCTGATGGCATAATGTCTATTTGCGATAAAATTAATCATTTTTTATTCGTTTGCAAACGCTTGCAAATAAGTATTGTCGACTATAAATGCTTATCAACCGACTATGGTTTGCAGGTGCCCTCATCTTTGTACTGTTATTTAAAACGAATATTAAACATTAAAACAGTATGACAATGAGCACATTAAAAAACAGCGTACGCCTTGTAGGTAATTTAGGCATGGATCCGGAAGTAAAGGTTTTTGATAACAACCGAAGATTGGCAAAGCTATCATTAGCTACCAGCGAATCATACAAAAATGATAAGGGCGAGAAGGTTACCGAAACCCAATGGCATAATGTAATTATCTGGGGGGCACAAGCCAAGTTTGCCGAAGATATTTTGAAAAAGGGAGACGAGGTTGCTATCGACGGTAAGCTGGCCAGCCGAAGCTACATCGATAAGGACGGCAATAAACGGTACATCACCGAGATCGTAGTAAACGAGTTTTTAAAGTTAGGCGGCAGATAATTCTGCCGATGGCAATGAACTGTTATTAGTCAGAATATCAGTATTTTAATTAAACATATCATCCATCCGGCATTGACCGGAAAGAATCATTTCGTAATTCAAATTTAATCAAACCAATAATCATGAAAAAATTAGTAAACATTTTAGCAGTAGCCCTTGTATTAGCGGGCTGTTCACAAAGTTCAACCCGTTCGGGTAAATCAGCAGATGCACCGCAACTGAACCAGGAGCAGTTAGATAGCGTAGCCAGGTATAACAAATACAAGTCGACCCTGAACGTTGTCTTTGGTAAAGTTACCTTCGGCATCAGTCCCCAGGAGTTTAAAAAATTAGTAGGCGATAAGCCGGTAGTGGTAGGTAATTCATCCTATAGCGCAGATCCGTCTTTTACCACAAAAACCAACGAGTTATACATGGTTGACTTGGAGTCGGACCTGAAAACCGCCAACTATATTGAGACCGAATTGAATGATGATATGGACAATATCACTTCGGTGATAACTGCAAAATACGGTCCGCCCACAAGAGACGACGGTAAAATTCAATTTTTTAATTTTAAGCCCGGCTATTATCAGTTTGTAAGGTATTGGGATTTATATACCAAGACTATAGCCATAGGCATGGAAGAAGCTTATACAGGTTCTGAATACAGGGTTGTGTGCCAGATTTATAACAAAAAGATGAAACAGGAGGAGAAAGAGTTGGAGGCCACAAAAACCGAAAGTAAAACAATCGCTGATACGAGTAAATTTTAATGACCGGCCTGCGGATTGCCCGTAAACAAAACAAAAAGGTCGGCAGCACCTGCAATGTGGCGCTGCCGATCTTTTTGTTTTACGCAGCGCTTAGGTTATCTTTTGGCTTATTATGGTGTATCCAGGGCAACCGGTAATATTTTTCCGTTAAAAAACTGATGCCCGGAAATGGCAAAGTCGGCAATATATTTACCCATCTGGAAGGCCATCACCGGCGATTCATAACCGGGAAAGGCTTGCTCTAACATTTCAGTTTGGGCGGAACCGAGTGCAAGGCAGTTCACCTTGATTTGTTGCTCCGCAAGTTCAAGCGCAAGGCACTCTGTTAAAGTATGCAGGGCGCCCTTACTGGCCGAATAAGCACTTAAACCAGTGAATTTGGCGCTTCCCTGAAACCCGCCCATGCTGCCTATATTTAAGATGTGCGATCCGGCTGGCATGATAGGCACCATTGCCTGGATGATCCGCACATGCCCCATATAATTGCTTTGCAGCATTTCTACAAAATCGCTTTCCAGTAACTGCATAAAAGGTTTATTGATCAATACGCCGGCGTTGTTAATCAATACATCTATCTGGTTATTAAACCGGGTAGCAATAAATTGTTGCAGGTCGGCATAATCGTCGTGTACAATATCAAAAGCTACAGGATATAAAATACAATCGGGGTTTAGCCCTTTGGCAATTTCAAGCAATCTGCCTAATTTATCCTCAGACCGGGCCAGCGCGATCACCTGGTGTTTACCCGATAAAGTTAACTCTAAAACGGCCTCAAAGCCTACACCGCTACTGGCACCGGTTATTATAATATTCATATAGCACTAACTTCCTGTCGGAAGGATATTTGTTAATGGATAATTAAAATTTTTCGCTTTTAAATCTGTCCGCAACGCCAACAAAGCATTACTCAAATTTAAAAACACATCGAGTTTGTTGTAATGTATATCACATTACAATTGCACTAAATTAGAAATTTTTACTGAACAACGAGTTTTTGCTCTACCGGGTGTTTGATTAAATAAAAACCGTCTGTAATTAATTTTTTCAATTCCGGTTCGCGGGATGTCCGTTGCTCTAACCAGGTTTGGATCTGTTGAGCCGTATCGGGCATTAGCCCTTCATGGTCCAGTATCTCCAATATTTCTAAGGGGCAAAGCCAATCTTCCGGGTGATTTTTCTGCAACTGAAGCCATATATCTTTCAAATTATGGTAGCCGGATTGATTTTGACGGCAATCTCTAACTTGCTGGTATAAATGATGTAGCTCCAATGTATTGCCGCTATATTCTTGGTGAAAGGTGCTGGTTTTAGCCTGGTAAACAATGGTTTCAAAAGCATCTTTATCCGCTGCGCCGCAAAATACTGAGATTATTTTTTCGCCAACGGCCATATCATAAACTCCCCATGAGGGTTGGAATAAAATTTCGCCGTCAGCATCAGTTACCGTACAATTTCCGAAAGATATCAGCAGCGTTTTATTGTTTTCGCGCAACACGCTTTTAACAGTACCCTTTACGGTAACTCCACTTTCAAAATTAAGGGTAGCATCCTCCGCTATAGCTATGCCTATATCGTTTAGGTCGTTGGGGCTTAAATCTTCTAAAGCGGTTCTCATTTCCTTCAACCGGCCAACTGGTGAGCTAAAGCCATCTTGGTGGTAACTTTTACCATGTCCATCTAACTGTTTATTTTGGTAACACAAACTGGTTGGCCCAGTGGTTTTAATAAAAATTGGATTGTTCTGTTTATTTGTAACAGAAACGCTAAACGTACCCGAAACTTGTAAACCAGAACTGTAAACAGTGGTGCAGGTATTTTTACTTTCAATGGCTTTTTGTAAGCCAAATTGGCCGCCAACCCTAAAAGCCATGGTATTGGCAAATTGTTCTAAAACATCAATGAGGTTTTGAAAGTTTGGGGTAACAAATAACTGCGGCTGGGGCTTGGTAATGTCGTATGGATAATTTACCGTGTCGGGTGTGTACCAAAGCTTTTTTACATCCGTAGCCATACAGGTGGAGCTTTCGCCGATGGATGACAAGAGTCCGGCTCCGTATATTTGGGGTTTTTCCAGTGTGCCTATCAAACCATATTCAACCGTCCACCAGTGTAACCTGCTTAGCAAAGCCATTTCAGATGGTTGGCCCATATGATCCTGGCACCAGGCAACCTGATCTTCTGCTTTTTGAATGTCGAAGGGATCGGCATCTGGCATTTCTTTAAGTATGGATAGCGCCCGTATGGCTTCGTATAAATCAAAATCCTGCGCCGAGAACATCGCCTTAGCGCCGATCGATCCAAAATAGCTGAGATATTGATGATAGGCTTTGTCGGCAATAATGGGCGCGTGGCCTGCCGATTCATGAATAATATCAGGAGCGGGCGTGTATTCAATATGTTTAATGCCGCGTATATCCGCCGCTATAACCAGTACCCGGTACGATTGGTATTCCATAAAGGCAGCCGGAGGTATGAAGCCATCAACGGTGACAGCTCCCCAACCAATTTTTGCCAGGGCATTATTCATGTCCTGCAGGTTCGGTATTTTTTCGATGGTCAATCCGGCTTTTTCCAGTCCGGGGATATAAGGGTAATAGGCTACATCTTTAAGGTAACTGTAATTTTGCCGCATAACGTAACGCCATACCGCATGGTCTATTGGGGTATAATGCTCGTAGTGCTGGTCTACAATAAATTGTTTAAGGTGTTTAGGTAGTGCTGCAACCTGTGGGTTGTTAAAATCATTAAAATGGCTCATGCTGTCGCAAGATTAGATTTTGTAAAATTATAAAATTTAATATTGTTCAATGTTGCCAATGTGATATTTAATTTGACTTTGTTGTTTTTTTGTGATATAAGGTTTGTTTTTTTTGTAAAGGCTATGGTTGAGATTTAAATAAATTATGAGAACGGTAAAAGAAAACATTCCACATCAAGCCCTGTTTAAAGATTGATCATCCATGCAATAACCAATATAAAAGCTAAACAGATATGGTGCTGAGTAAAGCTATTGAAGCAGAAGTGCAAACGCTGATTATGCAAAACAGGCGATTACGAGCTGTTAAATTGGTGGTTGATACGACGGGCTGCGGATTAAAGGACGCGAAAGATTTTGTGGATAGCTTCGCTGCCGGACAAGGCGTACCGGTTGTAAAGGCATTGCCTGAAGGCTTGGATGCGCAACTTAATTTATTACTATCGCAAGGGAAAAAGCTTAATGCTGTAAAGCTTTACAAAGAAGCAACAGGCTTAGGGCTTGCCCAGAGCAAAGATTATATAGACAAATTGGAACAAGGCGGCGCATTATTTGGTGATAAGCCAATATCCGGTAAGCGGGATACGGCGATAGATGAAATCATAAAGCAGCAATCGCAATCAAAGGGGCTTGTGCAGGTATCTTCTGGAACTTCTCCTATCCGGCTTGTGTTGTTTTTTTTACTATTGATAGCTGCTATAGCCTTGCTGAAATATCTTTTTAACGGGTAATAATTATTTTTTCTTTTCTGCAACAGGCAGATCTTTTTCCAACCTGTCGGTACGGAAAACATAATAAACGCCGAGTAACGAAATAATGCCGGAGATGACATAGAATGATAGACTCAATACTACAGCCAGATCGCCATTCATGTGGAACATCTCGGCTACAACATATTTGAAAATAAATTCGCGAAATCCCAGCCCACCAACACTAAACGGTATCACCGCAGCCATAGACGACATCAGGAATGCCGACAAATAAGGCGCGTATTTTTCGGTGTGATGCAAAGCTATCATTACCAATAAAATGGTTAATACCTGTAATGATTGTACGCCCACGGCTTTGATGTGTGCCTCTACAAAGTGCTTGGTATAATCTTTAAAAAATTTGTAGGCTACAAAAAGGTACACCGCGGTTGCTCCCAAAAATACAGTCCAGGCCAACAATGGTGTAATATGTAATACCTTTAATTGAGGTAGAAAAATTACCAGTACGGCGGTAATGAGTCCGATTGCCCAAAATCCGCTCAGGCGGTCAAATAAAATTGCCCAGAAAACTTTTTTGGCAGGCATTTTATAGTTTTTGTTTAACAGGTAAATTTTATAACCATCGCCACCAATACCACCGGGTAAAAACAAGTTGTAAAACATACCTAACATATACAGGCGTAAGTTAAACTGCCAGCGGATATGCAGATCAATAGATTTAAAGAAACTCATTAACCTGGACGCCGATACCATGGTTGAAACAAAAAAGGTTAGGATAGCCGCCAGCGCCCATAACGGATTGGCCTCACTGACAAGCGACTTAACCTGGTCGAAATGTATTTTGCTGAAAACATAATAAAGCAACAGGCCGGTAACCGCTATTTTTAAAAGAAGTTTAGTGGCGCTCCACAACCTGTCTTTAAAGGTCTTAGGCTTTTTTTCGGCAGTGATGGTTTCCAGGTCTTCTACTAAATAAGAATCAGAAGGATCAAAAGGGCCGATATAAGTTTCGTCGTACATTCGCCGCTTGTCGGTATCGCTTAGTATTTGATATGCTTCTTCCGCATCCGGATTTGGTTTATTGATTTTACGATAGGCTTCGTTAACATCTTCAGATGTTGCATCGCTGTTTATTCCTAATATATCGTAATAATCTTTTTCTGCCATTGTGTAATGTGAAAGTTTAAACGGCAATCTTGCCAGTTTAGTGCAAAGCTAATAAAAAGCCTAAGTTGCAGATTGATTTTTTTTAATGTGCGGGTATGTAGATGTGCGGGTGTGCGAATGAGTAAATGTGCGAATGATTTGCAGAGAAGGAAAGGGACTTGCACATCTGCTTATTTAAGATATTGATTTTCTAATTCAAATATTTGCACATCTGCACATTCCACACCTCCACATTTACTCATTCGCACATTAATTATGACATCCTATTTAATATTAAAGTTTTACTTTTGCGCAAAATAGAAAAAAAGCGGTATGTCGAAAGTAAAAGTTGGCCTGGTGCAAATGAGTTGCACAGCAAGCAAGCCAGATAACCTTAACAAAGCGATAGCAAAGATCAGGGAAACAGCCGAAGGCGGCGCTCAGATCATTTGTTTACAGGAGTTATTTACTTCCCTGTATTTCTGTGATGTGGAAGACCATGATAACTTCGCGTTAGCGGAGGCCATTCCCGGTCCGTCCACCGATGCGCTATCCAGCGTTGCGGCAGAGTTAGGCGTAGTGATCATCGCTTCGCTGTTTGAAAAACGTGCTCAGGGTGTTTACCATAATACTACTGCCGTGTTAGATGCAGATGGTACTTACCTGGGCAAATACCGCAAGATGCATATACCGGACGATCCGGGTTTTTACGAGAAATTTTATTTTACGCCAGGTGATTTAGGCTATAAAGTTTTCAAAACCAAATTTGCCACCATAGGGGTATTGATTTGCTGGGACCAATGGTATCCGGAAGCAGCGCGAATCACCGCGTTAATGGGGGCCGAAATTTTATTTTACCCAACTGCTATAGGCTGGGCAACCACGCAAGACGAGGCTACCAACGTAGAACAATATAACGCCTGGCAAACTATACAACGCGGACATGCCGTTGCCAACGGTGTACACGTAATTGGCATTAACAGGGTGGGCGAGGAAGCCGGAGTGAAGTTTTGGGGAGGATCGTTTGTATCTAATCCTTTCGGAACCCTATTGTACCAGGCATCTCATGACAATGAAGAAAATATCATCCACGAATTAGATCTGGATAAAACGGATTACTACCGTACCCACTGGCCGTTTTTACGCGACCGGAGGATTGATTCGTACCAACCGATTACCAAGCGCTTAATCGACGGGGATTAGGGGAGAGTCCATAGTCCATGGTCGATAGTCCATAGTAGGGCGGCAGTTGAGTTCATTGTCGATAGTCTATAGTAGGGTTGCGGTTTAGCCGATAATAAGGTTTATAACAAAATAAAATGGCTTTTAAATTTGAGAGCTTACAGGTTTGGCAAATAGCATTGGAGCTTACGGATAGCATTCATCTTTTAACCAAGCATAGTTTTCCAAAAGATGAATTGTTTATTTTAACTTCTCAAATTAAAAGAGCAGCAGATTCCGTGGTATTAAATATTGCTGAAGGCTCTACCGGCC
Proteins encoded in this window:
- a CDS encoding single-stranded DNA-binding protein; amino-acid sequence: MSTLKNSVRLVGNLGMDPEVKVFDNNRRLAKLSLATSESYKNDKGEKVTETQWHNVIIWGAQAKFAEDILKKGDEVAIDGKLASRSYIDKDGNKRYITEIVVNEFLKLGGR
- a CDS encoding carbon-nitrogen hydrolase is translated as MSKVKVGLVQMSCTASKPDNLNKAIAKIRETAEGGAQIICLQELFTSLYFCDVEDHDNFALAEAIPGPSTDALSSVAAELGVVIIASLFEKRAQGVYHNTTAVLDADGTYLGKYRKMHIPDDPGFYEKFYFTPGDLGYKVFKTKFATIGVLICWDQWYPEAARITALMGAEILFYPTAIGWATTQDEATNVEQYNAWQTIQRGHAVANGVHVIGINRVGEEAGVKFWGGSFVSNPFGTLLYQASHDNEENIIHELDLDKTDYYRTHWPFLRDRRIDSYQPITKRLIDGD
- a CDS encoding SDR family NAD(P)-dependent oxidoreductase: MNIIITGASSGVGFEAVLELTLSGKHQVIALARSEDKLGRLLEIAKGLNPDCILYPVAFDIVHDDYADLQQFIATRFNNQIDVLINNAGVLINKPFMQLLESDFVEMLQSNYMGHVRIIQAMVPIMPAGSHILNIGSMGGFQGSAKFTGLSAYSASKGALHTLTECLALELAEQQIKVNCLALGSAQTEMLEQAFPGYESPVMAFQMGKYIADFAISGHQFFNGKILPVALDTP
- a CDS encoding lysylphosphatidylglycerol synthase transmembrane domain-containing protein, translated to MAEKDYYDILGINSDATSEDVNEAYRKINKPNPDAEEAYQILSDTDKRRMYDETYIGPFDPSDSYLVEDLETITAEKKPKTFKDRLWSATKLLLKIAVTGLLLYYVFSKIHFDQVKSLVSEANPLWALAAILTFFVSTMVSASRLMSFFKSIDLHIRWQFNLRLYMLGMFYNLFLPGGIGGDGYKIYLLNKNYKMPAKKVFWAILFDRLSGFWAIGLITAVLVIFLPQLKVLHITPLLAWTVFLGATAVYLFVAYKFFKDYTKHFVEAHIKAVGVQSLQVLTILLVMIALHHTEKYAPYLSAFLMSSMAAVIPFSVGGLGFREFIFKYVVAEMFHMNGDLAVVLSLSFYVISGIISLLGVYYVFRTDRLEKDLPVAEKKK
- a CDS encoding aromatic amino acid hydroxylase; translation: MSHFNDFNNPQVAALPKHLKQFIVDQHYEHYTPIDHAVWRYVMRQNYSYLKDVAYYPYIPGLEKAGLTIEKIPNLQDMNNALAKIGWGAVTVDGFIPPAAFMEYQSYRVLVIAADIRGIKHIEYTPAPDIIHESAGHAPIIADKAYHQYLSYFGSIGAKAMFSAQDFDLYEAIRALSILKEMPDADPFDIQKAEDQVAWCQDHMGQPSEMALLSRLHWWTVEYGLIGTLEKPQIYGAGLLSSIGESSTCMATDVKKLWYTPDTVNYPYDITKPQPQLFVTPNFQNLIDVLEQFANTMAFRVGGQFGLQKAIESKNTCTTVYSSGLQVSGTFSVSVTNKQNNPIFIKTTGPTSLCYQNKQLDGHGKSYHQDGFSSPVGRLKEMRTALEDLSPNDLNDIGIAIAEDATLNFESGVTVKGTVKSVLRENNKTLLISFGNCTVTDADGEILFQPSWGVYDMAVGEKIISVFCGAADKDAFETIVYQAKTSTFHQEYSGNTLELHHLYQQVRDCRQNQSGYHNLKDIWLQLQKNHPEDWLCPLEILEILDHEGLMPDTAQQIQTWLEQRTSREPELKKLITDGFYLIKHPVEQKLVVQ